The sequence CAGGCTTTAAATCTTGACCCGCCTTTAACTTAATCCTAACAGTTTCAAACGTTGGGGTCTCCTGATCAGAAATTACCGTGCCAACAACCAGTTGATTGTTGCTATTGGCGACTGTCTTAACTGAGGGATTCTCATCACTAGAAAAACTTTTCATGTTCTATTTCTCCTGTAAACAACTAAATCTGTGCATCTAAAAGAACTGGAATTCCTAGTTCCCTTAATAATTTCTTTGCATTACCCGTGTGGAAGCTACTCACTGGCAATCCAGTAATTTGACTGACCAACCATTTTGGGGCTACTCGCAGATCATCAACCTGCACATACCAAGATTGGTAACGGGTGGCTCTCTCATCCTGGGTGGTGAGCGCCTGTCTGGCAATATCAAGGACTTGCTCTACTGTTAAAGTCACCTCAACGCCTCTAATGCGACCTGTTCCTTTCGTAGAAGCCAAATCCTGCTTGGTCTCCAAACTGGATGCTCCATAAAGCCAATTGTACAGAACCGACAGCTTTCTGCCCATTCCGCCAGTGGCAACTTGGACTGATAAACTATCTGGGATTATAGTTTCATGGTCACAGATTACTTCAAGATACTCTTTTCCTAAGCAAATCAAAAGATTTGTATAAGATTTTCTGTTAAGAATTGTTTCTAGCTCCGTGATAACCTGATGGCGTAATTCATGGACTTGTCCCTTCGTCAGCCTGCGGTCATAGTAGGGTAAGTGGTAGTCAGCAGAGATTAATCCATACTTCGCCGAGAGAATTCTGACATCAACAGATGGGGTTAAATTCTGGTTTAGGTATCGGCGCAATACACGGTAGGCAGGTCCATCGTAGCGTTCGATTGCCGGTAATAGTTGTTCATCAAACTTCTTACGCTGAGAACAATTTAGTAACAATAGTCTCGATAAAGTGCTTTCTGCCAACATATCCAATTAACCAAGAAACTATAGCAATCCTACTTGATTTACATTAGCTTGCGTGCCGTAGGCATACAAAAAGTTTCCAGAACCAAGGACGGGGGCGGTGCCCCTGCGACTCCTGTTCTAAACTCATTTAGGATTGCTATAGTTTCAAATAAGTTTGCGACAGACGAAGTAAAAGGGATAGAGATTC comes from Synechococcus sp. C9 and encodes:
- a CDS encoding YaaA family protein, translated to MLAESTLSRLLLLNCSQRKKFDEQLLPAIERYDGPAYRVLRRYLNQNLTPSVDVRILSAKYGLISADYHLPYYDRRLTKGQVHELRHQVITELETILNRKSYTNLLICLGKEYLEVICDHETIIPDSLSVQVATGGMGRKLSVLYNWLYGASSLETKQDLASTKGTGRIRGVEVTLTVEQVLDIARQALTTQDERATRYQSWYVQVDDLRVAPKWLVSQITGLPVSSFHTGNAKKLLRELGIPVLLDAQI